From Musa acuminata AAA Group cultivar baxijiao chromosome BXJ3-8, Cavendish_Baxijiao_AAA, whole genome shotgun sequence, one genomic window encodes:
- the LOC103994918 gene encoding WEB family protein At3g02930, chloroplastic-like, producing MDTEEKLLQLQEELKNVARERCQALEELEEMKWRMLSEEENKANSKARLEMLESELEKAKESERRMLESLTCQTKQLEQTKILLEEAKLEIRSLNESIGILESSAGPKASTVEKGVTPEVARGSQEIGALRTELRLALAAEEKSKKAMDDLALVLKEVTTESSWMKEKLCQTQCELENARGEAERLKVMLKRTENKLRVTTEESKRLKSEAEESFAAWNAKETGFLECMKMCEDEIINMKQENAKLADLHKSARQEISKLRDILKQAVNEASVVKEALEIARKENSQLQDMLTEKDNSLENMAQELECLKASEAAALDNVKELQSLLVASSSIDLSSTSNSSDKDAFRSPRTPASGSAVRKTMAKYPSENWKHEDPLTESGRRLSLGDSDRFEGSILDLVESPRQKKDEEVVAVAEKSSLTTKSLHSSSNQVDRKQLNGMENGWDSPIRQKLKKRQILRRFGDMLRRSIHN from the coding sequence ATGGATACGGAAGAGAAGTTGCTTCAGCTGCAAGAAGAGCTGAAAAATGTGGCACGAGAGCGCTGCCAGGCTCTGGAAGAGTTGGAAGAGATGAAATGGAGGATGCTTTCTGAGGAGGAGAACAAGGCGAACTCGAAGGCCAGATTGGAGATGTTAGAATCTGAGCTGGAGAAAGCCAAGGAATCAGAAAGAAGAATGCTCGAGTCCCTCACGTGCCAGACCAAACAGCTCGAGCAAACCAAGATATTGCTGGAAGAAGCCAAATTGGAGATAAGGTCTCTCAACGAGAGCATCGGAATCTTAGAGAGTTCCGCAGGGCCCAAGGCCAGCACCGTCGAGAAGGGCGTCACGCCGGAAGTCGCTCGCGGCAGCCAGGAGATCGGCGCGCTGAGAACCGAATTGAGGTTGGCGTTGGCTGCGGAAGAGAAGAGCAAGAAGGCCATGGATGATCTGGCTTtggtcctcaaggaagtcacgacGGAGTCCAGTTGGATGAAGGAGAAGCTCTGCCAGACGCAGTGCGAGCTAGAGAATGCGAGGGGAGAGGCAGAGCGCCTTAAGGTCATGCTGAAGCGCACGGAGAACAAGCTTCGGGTGACGACGGAGGAGTCCAAGAGGCTCAAGTCGGAAGCGGAGGAGTCCTTCGCCGCGTGGAACGCGAAGGAGACGGGGTTCCTGGAGTGCATGAAGATGTGCGAAGACGAGATCATCAACATGAAGCAAGAGAACGCGAAGTTGGCCGATCTGCACAAATCGGCGAGGCAAGAGATCTCCAAGCTGCGAGACATCCTGAAGCAGGCCGTCAACGAGGCTTCGGTGGTGAAGGAAGCTTTGGAGATTGCTCGGAAAGAAAATTCCCAGCTCCAAGACATGCTCACCGAGAAGGACAACTCCCTGGAGAACATGGCGCAGGAGTTGGAATGCCTCAAGGCCAGCGAAGCAGCTGCCCTCGACAATGTAAAGGAGCTGCAGAGTTTGCTCGTCGCGTCCTCGTCGATTGACTTGAGCTCCACAAGCAATTCTTCTGATAAGGACGCCTTCAGAAGTCCACGAACACCGGCGAGCGGGAGCGCAGTCCGTAAAACCATGGCGAAGTATCCGTCGGAGAATTGGAAGCACGAAGACCCGTTGACGGAGAGCGGGCGTCGACTGTCGCTGGGGGACTCCGACAGGTTCGAGGGGTCGATACTTGACCTGGTGGAATCGCCCAGGCAGAAGAAGGATGAGGAGGTCGTCGCAGTGGCAGAGAAGAGCTCGTTGACGACGAAGAGCTTGCATTCTTCCAGCAACCAAGTCGACAGGAAGCAGCTTAATGGCATGGAGAACGGGTGGGATTCCCCGATACGGCAGAAGCTGAAGAAGAGGCAAATCCTTCGAAGGTTCGGAGACATGCTGAGAAGAAGCATTCATAATTGA
- the LOC103994919 gene encoding protein DETOXIFICATION 27-like isoform X2, producing MMSREERVALLRGEGKEDRVLVRRCLIESKKLWRVVGPAAFSRVVTYSLNVITQAFAGHLGDLELASISIANTVVVGFSFGLMLGMASALETLCGQAFGARKYHMLGVYMQRSWIVLFICAVLLLPMYFFATPILTLIGQPPALAAQAGEVSMWFIPLHFSFAFLFPLQKFLQCQLKNSISATVSAVALVVHLFVTWLFVSKLQLGLIGTTLTLNFSWWVAVFCLLGYVTCGGCPHTWKGFSMEAFAGLWEFIKLSAASGIMLCLENWYYRILILLTGNLNNAEVAVDAISICMSINGWELMIPLAFLAGTGVRVANELGAGNGKGARFATIVSVTTSSVIGLFFCVSIMLLHDKFAFIYTSSSVVLEAVDKLSVLLAFTIILNSVQPVLSGVAVGSGWQALVAYVNIGTYYFVGIPVGILLGWVFRLGVLGIWAGMIGGTAVQTVILAIITIRCDWDKEAAIANARVEKWSGPNKP from the exons ATGATGAGCAGAGAAGAGAGAGTTGCCCTTCTCCGTGGAGAAGGCAAGGAGGATCGTGTGTTGGTGAGGAGGTGTTTGATCGAGTCCAAGAAGCTTTGGCGGGTCGTCGGCCCGGCGGCATTTAGCAGGGTGGTGACCTACAGCTTGAACGTCATCACACAGGCCTTCGCCGGCCACCTCGGCGACCTCGAGCTCGCCTCGATCTCCATCGCCAACACCGTCGTCGTCGGCTTCAGCTTTGGCCTGATG CTTGGCATGGCGAGCGCGCTGGAGACGTTATGTGGGCAGGCTTTCGGTGCGAGGAAGTACCACATGTTAGGCGTGTACATGCAGCGGTCGTGGATTGTGCTCTTCATATGTGCAGTCCTTTTACTCCCCATGTACTTCTTCGCCACCCCAATCCTAACACTAATAGGGCAGCCGCCGGCACTTGCGGCACAAGCCGGGGAGGTGTCGATGTGGTTCATCCCGCTGCACTTCTCCTTCGCCTTTCTCTTCCCCCTCCAGAAATTCCTGCAGTGCCAGCTCAAGAACTCCATCAGCGCCACGGTTTCGGCGGTCGCCCTCGTCGTCCACCTCTTCGTCACCTGGCTCTTTGTGTCGAAGCTGCAGCTTGGCCTGATCGGAACCACACTCACCCTCAACTTCTCTTGGTGGGTGGCTGTTTTCTGCCTCCTTGGCTATGTCACATGCGGTGGCTGCCCTCACACTTGGAAGGGCTTTTCCATGGAAGCCTTTGCCGGGCTGTGGGAGTTCATTAAGCTCTCCGCCGCTTCCGGTATCATGCTATG CTTGGAGAACTGGTACTACAGAATACTGATCTTGTTAACGGGGAATCTTAATAACGCTGAGGTCGCAGTGGACGCCATATCGATCTG CATGAGTATAAATGGATGGGAGCTAATGATTCCTTTGGCATTCTTGGCTGGCACTGG CGTGCGCGTCGCCAACGAGCTCGGAGCCGGCAATGGCAAAGGTGCGAGGTTCGCCACCATCGTGTCTGTGACGACCTCTTCTGTGATCGGCCTCTTCTTCTGCGTGTCGATCATGTTGCTCCATGATAAGTTCGCCTTCATCTACACCTCGAGCTCAGTCGTGCTCGAGGCTGTCGATAAACTGTCCGTTCTATTGGCGTTCACAATTATCCTTAACAGTGTTCAACCTGTTCTTTCTG gtgttgctGTTGGGTCGGGATGGCAAGCGCTGGTGGCATATGTTAACATAGGGACATACTACTTTGTTGGAATTCCTGTAGGAATTCTCCTGGGATGGGTCTTCAGACTTGGCGTTctg ggAATTTGGGCAGGAATGATTGGTGGAACTGCAGTGCAGACAGTAATTTTAGCCATAATTACCATCAGATGTGATTGGGATAAGGAG GCGGCAATCGCTAACGCGCGCGTGGAGAAATGGTCCGGTCCCAATAAACCATGA
- the LOC135645254 gene encoding VQ motif-containing protein 9-like: MEKTHRCSGTTAAANASSLNCDANAGTLSGDGGKTRSNGIQSSLKSLNRASYKISKPLPRNPVADPTPVAARAAPVPKLPETAAGGGGGPPYQPQPPVYNIDKNDFRDVVQKLTGSPAYHQSRPQPREAPPLPPPRPCSAGPPSRLHRIRPPPLAQLSPRQTPPVPAPPLLSPLPPLPAVSAAAESPISAYMRRLRSVGVPSALALSPTLAPTLPLGMGCLLSPRTAFQMMIAAPGMQFPASPGVQLASPRLGDP; the protein is encoded by the coding sequence ATGGAGAAGACCCATCGTTGCTCGGGCACCACCGCGGCTGCGAATGCCAGCTCCTTAAACTGTGATGCTAATGCTGGTACTCTCAGCGGCGATGGCGGCAAGACGAGGAGCAACGGCATACAAAGTTCACTCAAGTCCCTCAACAGAGCCTCTTATAAGATCTCCAAGCCCCTCCCCAGAAACCCCGTTGCTGACCCTACCCCCGTCGCTGCTCGGGCCGCTCCGGTCCCCAAGCTGCCGGAGACGGCGGCCGGTGGGGGTGGCGGTCCGCCGTACCAGCCGCAGCCGCCAGTGTACAACATCGACAAGAACGACTTCCGCGACGTCGTCCAGAAGCTCACCGGATCCCCCGCGTACCACCAGAGCCGCCCGCAGCCCCGGGAGGCCCCGCCTCTGCCCCCCCCTCGTCCTTGTTCGGCCGGCCCCCCCTCCCGTCTCCACCGCATCCGTCCGCCGCCCCTCGCCCAGCTCTCCCCGCGCCAGACTCCCCCGGTTCCGGCTCCGCCGCTCCTCTCCCCTCTGCCGCCGCTCCCGGCCGTCAGCGCCGCGGCGGAGTCGCCGATCTCCGCCTACATGCGTCGCCTCCGCAGCGTCGGCGTTCCGTCCGCCCTGGCCCTGTCTCCCACGTTGGCGCCGACCTTGCCGCTGGGTATGGGCTGCCTTCTGTCACCGCGGACGGCATTTCAGATGATGATAGCGGCTCCGGGGATGCAGTTCCCGGCCTCCCCAGGGGTACAGCTGGCGAGCCCCAGATTGGGAGATCCCTGA
- the LOC103994919 gene encoding protein DETOXIFICATION 27-like isoform X1 — protein sequence MMSREERVALLRGEGKEDRVLVRRCLIESKKLWRVVGPAAFSRVVTYSLNVITQAFAGHLGDLELASISIANTVVVGFSFGLMLGMASALETLCGQAFGARKYHMLGVYMQRSWIVLFICAVLLLPMYFFATPILTLIGQPPALAAQAGEVSMWFIPLHFSFAFLFPLQKFLQCQLKNSISATVSAVALVVHLFVTWLFVSKLQLGLIGTTLTLNFSWWVAVFCLLGYVTCGGCPHTWKGFSMEAFAGLWEFIKLSAASGIMLCLENWYYRILILLTGNLNNAEVAVDAISICMSINGWELMIPLAFLAGTGVRVANELGAGNGKGARFATIVSVTTSSVIGLFFCVSIMLLHDKFAFIYTSSSVVLEAVDKLSVLLAFTIILNSVQPVLSGVAVGSGWQALVAYVNIGTYYFVGIPVGILLGWVFRLGVLGIWAGMIGGTAVQTVILAIITIRCDWDKEVRFSWDSMPSFTPCSSILLFQVPFPCTLQAAIANARVEKWSGPNKP from the exons ATGATGAGCAGAGAAGAGAGAGTTGCCCTTCTCCGTGGAGAAGGCAAGGAGGATCGTGTGTTGGTGAGGAGGTGTTTGATCGAGTCCAAGAAGCTTTGGCGGGTCGTCGGCCCGGCGGCATTTAGCAGGGTGGTGACCTACAGCTTGAACGTCATCACACAGGCCTTCGCCGGCCACCTCGGCGACCTCGAGCTCGCCTCGATCTCCATCGCCAACACCGTCGTCGTCGGCTTCAGCTTTGGCCTGATG CTTGGCATGGCGAGCGCGCTGGAGACGTTATGTGGGCAGGCTTTCGGTGCGAGGAAGTACCACATGTTAGGCGTGTACATGCAGCGGTCGTGGATTGTGCTCTTCATATGTGCAGTCCTTTTACTCCCCATGTACTTCTTCGCCACCCCAATCCTAACACTAATAGGGCAGCCGCCGGCACTTGCGGCACAAGCCGGGGAGGTGTCGATGTGGTTCATCCCGCTGCACTTCTCCTTCGCCTTTCTCTTCCCCCTCCAGAAATTCCTGCAGTGCCAGCTCAAGAACTCCATCAGCGCCACGGTTTCGGCGGTCGCCCTCGTCGTCCACCTCTTCGTCACCTGGCTCTTTGTGTCGAAGCTGCAGCTTGGCCTGATCGGAACCACACTCACCCTCAACTTCTCTTGGTGGGTGGCTGTTTTCTGCCTCCTTGGCTATGTCACATGCGGTGGCTGCCCTCACACTTGGAAGGGCTTTTCCATGGAAGCCTTTGCCGGGCTGTGGGAGTTCATTAAGCTCTCCGCCGCTTCCGGTATCATGCTATG CTTGGAGAACTGGTACTACAGAATACTGATCTTGTTAACGGGGAATCTTAATAACGCTGAGGTCGCAGTGGACGCCATATCGATCTG CATGAGTATAAATGGATGGGAGCTAATGATTCCTTTGGCATTCTTGGCTGGCACTGG CGTGCGCGTCGCCAACGAGCTCGGAGCCGGCAATGGCAAAGGTGCGAGGTTCGCCACCATCGTGTCTGTGACGACCTCTTCTGTGATCGGCCTCTTCTTCTGCGTGTCGATCATGTTGCTCCATGATAAGTTCGCCTTCATCTACACCTCGAGCTCAGTCGTGCTCGAGGCTGTCGATAAACTGTCCGTTCTATTGGCGTTCACAATTATCCTTAACAGTGTTCAACCTGTTCTTTCTG gtgttgctGTTGGGTCGGGATGGCAAGCGCTGGTGGCATATGTTAACATAGGGACATACTACTTTGTTGGAATTCCTGTAGGAATTCTCCTGGGATGGGTCTTCAGACTTGGCGTTctg ggAATTTGGGCAGGAATGATTGGTGGAACTGCAGTGCAGACAGTAATTTTAGCCATAATTACCATCAGATGTGATTGGGATAAGGAGGTCAGATTTAGCTGGGACTCGATGCCTAGTTTTACTCCGTGTTCCTCGATTCTCCTATTTCAAGTCCCTTTCCCGTGCACTTTGCAGGCGGCAATCGCTAACGCGCGCGTGGAGAAATGGTCCGGTCCCAATAAACCATGA